ATCTCAGTTTGTCGGTGAGTCCCTCGTAGCCTCTCCACACATGGTAAAGATCGTGTACTACCGTAACTCCTTCAGCGGCCAGTCCCATAAGGATGAGGGCCGCTCCCGCCCGCAGGTTCGACGCATGGACTTCTGTTCCTGTCAGCTTGGCCACTCCTGTAACGATCGCAGTGGAATCCTGAAGCTCTATCTTTGCACCCATCTTTTTAAATTCGTTTATATGAAGCAGCCTTGAATCAAAGACACTCTCGTGTATGACGCTCGTACCTGAAGCCAGTGAGAGCGCTGCCATCAGCTGCGGCTGCGTATCTGTCGGGAATCCGGGATACGGCATCGTCTTTACCGGTATCCCTGTAAGGGACCCTTTACATCCGGCTGTGACCTCGTCAAGCATGATATCTATCTTCGCTCCCGCCTCTTCAAGCTTAAGCAGTATGGCATCTATCAGTCCAGAGTCTATTCCCCTTACCGTTACCGAACCCTTTGTTATTATCCCTGCCATGAGATAAGTTGCGGCCTCTATCCTGTCCGGGATTATCTCAGCTTCTGCGGGACCTGTCTCAGGTTTCCCGGTGATCCTTATCGTCTGGGTCCCGTCGCCCTTGACCGGTATCCCCATAAGCCTAAGCACGTCAGCGAGGTTTATTATCTCCGGTTCCAGGGCGGCATTCTCGATGTATGTCACTCCGTGCGCCAGCGCAGCGGCCATCATGAGGTTTTCAGTCGCACCCACAGAGGGATAGTCCAGAGTGATCCTCTCGCCCTTGAGCCTGCCTGCCGTGGCGTAGACGGATCCTTTGTTCAGGTCGATCTCAGCTCCCATTTTGGCAAGGCCTTTGAGATGGAAATCGATAGGCCTGCTTCCAAGCACACACCCTCCGGGCAGAGGCAGGACCGCCTTGCCGCACCTCGCGATCAGAGGTCCCAGAACCAGCGACGAGGCCCTCATCTTGCGTACCAGTTCCGCCGGTGCATCCCAGCTGAGCTCATCAGGAACATCTATTGTCATCAGGTTGTCTTTGAATTCCACGGTTATGCCGATATGCCTGAGCAAGTCAGACATCGTATGTATATCATAAAGGTCGGGGACCTTTTTCAGTGCGAGCCTCTTGCCCTTAAGAAGGATCGAGGCGGCCATGACCGGCAGCGCCGCGTTCTTGGCTCCCTGAACGTCGACCGTTCCGTAAAGAGGTGTCCCTCCCCTGATGATCATCTTATCCTCCAACAAGAGTCACTCCAGTCCAAACTGACAAAAAATTACCTGCCCTGTTTATCAAAATAGTCCTTTAATGCTTCTGCTATCTTAACTGCGGCAGTTCCGTCCCCAAAAGGCTGTGATCTGCACTTGTTCTCGATCTCAGCAAGTTTTGCCTCATTTTCAAGCAGTTCGATCGCGTTGGAAAATATTTTTTCCGTTTTGACCCCTACCAGAATGCCGCTTCCGTTCTCGATGGCTTCGGGCCTTTCAGTGACGTCCCTGAGAATAAGCACCGGTTTCCTTATGGCCGAGGCCTCTTCCTGGACTCCTCCGCTGTCGCTGAGTATGAATTTTGAGGCATTCATTGCCCAGACGAAGTCGGGATAATCGAGCGGATCGCAGAGGATCACTTTGTCTCTTTTTTCAAGATGCTTTCGGATAGTTTCCCTAACAGACGGGTTCCTGTGCATAGGGATGACCATCCAAAGTTCAGGATGTGCATCCAGGAGCATCGTGAGCGCCGTACAGATATCCTCAAGCGGTTTTCCCCAGGACTCCCTTCTGTGTGCCGTAACAAGAAGGAAGGGAGCGTTTTCAGGAAGCCCGTCAAGATCCTCGCAGTAAGGCCTCGAGGTGCTTTTAACTGTGTAAAAGAGAGCGTCTATCACAGTGTTTCCTGTTACATGTATCATCTTTTCCGGAGTACCTTCTCTGAGAAGATTTTCCTTTGCAAGTTCCGTAGGGGCAAAGGCCCAGGTCGTTATCCTGTCTGCAAGCACCCTGTTCATCTCCTCCGGGAAGGGCAGGTGCATATTGCCGCTCCTTAGTCCGGCTTCAACATGTCCAACCGGGATCTTTCTGTAAAATGCCGCAAGGGCCGATGCGAAGGTCGTAGTAGTGTCGCCGTGGACCAGAACGGCTGAAGGGCATTCGGCATCAAAGTACTCCCCCGCTCCGGTCAGGACTGAAGCTGTAATGTGGTCAAGGGACTGCCTCTCTTTCATTATGTGAAGGTTGAGGTCAGCGGTAAGGCTGAAATGGCCGAGCGCCTGGTCCAGCATTGCGGCATGCTGTCCGGTAGCCAATATTTTTACGTCAAAATAGCCCTGGCTGCGAAGGGCAAGCACCACAGGCGCCATCTTTATCGCCTCAGGCCTTGTTCCGACAACACAGACCACAGTTTTACCTGTCATTGATACATCCTCCTAAAATCAACTCTTTGTCCCCGCGGTGTCAGGCCTGCCATTATAGCAGACAACGGCGGGAGCTACAGCGCCCCAAGAAGCCGGATCCCGGCCAGGACCAGCGCAAGATGGGCCAATCCCATGACCGCAAGCGTCTGAAGCTTGGTAAAGCCCCTGTCGAGAAGCTTGTGGTGAGCGTGTCCTCTGTCAGGTGAAAACGGAGATTTTTTCGTCAGGATACGTCTGGTCATTGCGACAAGCGTATCGATGACAGGTATTCCTCCGATAAAGAAAAGGACTGCAGCGATACTGAAAAATCCTTTTCCGAAAAGGTCCGGAAAAATGCTCCATGCGAGGTGCGATGAGCAAATATATCCCAGAAGGGTACTCCCTCCGTCCCCTAGGAATGTCCTTGGCTGGGGGAAATTCCACAGCAGGACACCAAACACCAGCCCGGCCACAGGCATCCATACTGCCGGGTTTCCTGCAAATGCGGCGGCAATAACAGAAGTTATCAGTGTCATGGTCAGGCACAGCCCGTCCATACCGTCAATAAGGTTATATGCGTTTGTCGTCCCCGTGATCCAGAATATTAACAGAAGCCTCTGCCAAAGCGGTATCGGAAGGGCATATGAGACCCACGCGGCGGCGGCAAGGTGGAAGAAAAGCCTCATCACGGGCGGCAGCGGATGCATGTCATCCATGTACCCGACAATAAATACGATAGTCGCTCCTGTTGCTATGTAGGGCACCTCGACACCGGGATTTCCCACAAAGAGGGCCCAAAGCAGATAACCGCTCCACAGCACGATGCCGGCACCGCGCGGCATGATGCTGCGGTGTTTTTTCCTGCCGCCCGGAATGTCCAGCAACCTGAATTTTTGCGCAAGTCCGATCGAAACGGGTGTCGCGATCAGGCCCCACAAAAAAGTCACCAGTGTGAAAAGGTATATGGAAAACACGTTATCTGCCCTGATTCCCCATCATTTATTTTGTTCCGAAGAGCCTGTCTCCTGCGTCGCCGAGTCCGGGCACTATATAGCCGTGATCGTTGAGGTGACTGTCCACTGCTGCAGTATAGATATCCACGTCGGGATGCTCTTCGTGGAATCTGGCAATGCCCTCCGGAGCCGAGAGGAGTGAAACAAGCGAGATCCTCTTTCCGCCGTAGCCCTTGATGTGCGCAACTGCGGCTGCCGCGGATCCGCCCGTCGCAAGCATAGGATCAACAACGTAAATATCCCTTTCAGAGATGTCTTTGGGCAGTTTGCAGTAATAATCTACAGGCAACAGGGTCTCAGGGTCTCTATAAAGCCCTATGTGTCCCACCTTGGCATTGGGGATCAGCTTGAGGATGCCTTCCACCATGCCGAGCCCCGCCCTGAGTACCGGGACTATGGCGAGTTTTTTGCCGGAAAGAGTGAATACCCTTGTCTTTGCTACGGGAGTCTCGATCTCGATCTCCTCAAGCGACAGGTGCCTGGTTATCTCATACACCATAAGGCCTGCCACTTCCTGGACAAGATCCCTGAAATCCTTAGAAGATGTGTTTTTGTCCCTCATCAGGCCGAGCTTGTGTCTTACAAGCGGGTGCTCTATCACTACGGTCCTTCCTCCCGCAAAGTTTGATGAGCAGGCAGCATTCACTGCCTCGGAAGAATGTTCCCTTTCGAATGCCATTATCTTGTCTACACGGATCGCATGCCTTCCGCCTTCGAACTCCTCGCTCAGCCATGTGTCGACGATCTCTTTTGCCAGTCCCGAACCGGTCACCCTGCTTCCTATCACGAGAACGTTCGCATCGTTGTGTCTGCGGCTCATTGCTGCGGTAAAGTGGTCGTGGCACAGTGCGGCCCTTATCCCTGCGACCTTGTTTGCTGTAATGCTCATCCCGATGCCGGTACCGCAGAAAAGTATCCCAAGGTCAGCCTTATGGTTGGCGACAGTCTCGGCAGCCCTGAATCCGCAGTCTGGATAGTCGACGCTCAGATCCCCCGAGGAGGTCCCGCAGTCTGTGATCTCATGTCCGGCACAAAGAAGGTGCTGCTTTATCTCTTCCTTAAGTCCGTATCCCGCATGATCAGCTCCCAGTGCAATTTTCATTTATGATCCTCCCGCGAATAAGGTTTGGTGTACATTATATTTCTTCAAAATAAAATTATTTGACGATCTGTGAGATCATTTCACCCGCCAGGGTGTAGGGATCGGCCTTTCTTGATGCCAGGTCTTCAAGCACTCCGGTATCTTTGCGCTTTTTCCACACTTTTTCCGTCAGTATGGAGATCTCACCCCTCAATATGGCCTCGACCTCCATCTCAAGCTGTACGAAACGTCTCCTTTTGCCCTCATCCGAGGTCTGGAGGTAGTTCCAGTGGTCATTGAGTATCTTTTTGACCTCCTCCACTCCGGTGTTGTTCTGGGATGAAACAAGGGTCACCGGGGGCACCCAGTCCTTTTCCTTCAGCATCTTAAGCATGACCTGGACGTCTGCAGCGACTTTGTCCGCCCCTTCCTTGTCAGCTTTGTTCACAACAAAGGTATCGGCGATCTCCATTATCCCGGCCTTCATTATCTGTACATCGTCCCCCATTCCCGGAACAAGGACCAGGACGACAGTGTCGGCTATTTTGATTATATCGACCTCCGACTGCCCGACTCCAACAGTCTCTATCAGGACTATGTCAAAACCGCAGGCGTCGAGTATAAGCGAGGCTTCGTGCGTGGATCTGCTTACTCCGCCGAGATGCCCCCTCGATCCCATGCTTCTTATGAAGACGTTTTCATTGAGGGCGTGTCCCTGCATTCTAAGCCTGTCGCCAAGTATCGCTCCCCCGGTGAAGGGGCTCGAGGGGTCGATCGCGATCACGCCGACCTTGCGGCCTTCTGCCTGAAACTGTTCGATGAGCCTGTCTACGAAGGTGCTCTTGCCTGCGCCGGGGCTGCCTGTTATTCCTATGATCTTAGCCTTGCCGGTGCGCGGGTATACCTGTTTCATGATCTCTTTTGCCGACGGGGTGTCAGCCTCAACAAGACTTATCAGGCGGCCTATTGATCTCGGGTCACCGTTGAACGCGTTATTCAGAAGCTTCTCCATAAATCAACTCTCCTAACTGTTTATTAAAAACCGTACTATTGTCTGCATTGTCCTGCATGCCGCACGATCCCGTGAAAGATCTTACTTGAAGAGAATGTTTATTCCGGCAAAACAGTAGAATCCCAGGCCGATCGACCCTGCAAAAAGAAAACCAAGAAGTACCCTGAGGTAGAGAACGAACATAGGGCCTCCGGGCCATTTTCCCGACTGGATATTGACTACCATTCGGGCCACAAGCAGTGATGCCCCAAAAAGGGCAAGTGCCACCAGTGCCTGGAGGTTAACAGGTGGTATATTTCTGAGAAAATCCATCAAATAAAATACATCCTTTCGATCAGGGATAATTCTGCAAAAAAAAAGAGAGGATTATCTCCTCTCTAGATGATAACTCTTATCGGCCGGAATGTCATTTGTTATTTCGTCATATTGCGGAGAGGATCGAACCGGCTGCGTTCTTTTCCTCGTGTATCTGCTTCAGGACAGCGACGCAAACCTCCAGGGCCCTCTTGCCGTCTTTTATTCCCACCATCGGCTGCCGCCCTTCTCTGACACAGGAAACGAAGTGCTGAAGTTCCATCTTCAGCGGTTCGGTCTTCGGAAATACGGGATGTTCCATGACCTCCACAAGATTTCCACCGCTCTGGCGTACACAGCGCTGGACCGAAATGTCCTGTGATTCGTAGTTTACGGTGATGTATCTCTCTGCCTCTGTAATCTCCATCTGGCGGATCCTCTTCTCGGAGACCCTGCTGACGAGTATCTGCGCCATTGCCCCATTTGCGAAAGTGAGCTGGGCGGAGGCTATGTCCTCGTGGTCAGTCCTGATGCATCTTCCGATCGCCGATATGGAGACCAGCTCGGAGCTGATCATAGAGAGGATGATGTCCACGTCGTGGATCATTAGGTCCAGCACGACGCCGACGTCGCTGATACGCGGTGAAAACGGCCCCATCCTGTGGGTCTGGATGAAGTAAGGATCGTTTATGAACTCCCTGACATGCTGCACAGCGCTGTTGAATCTCTCGATATGTCCGACCTGCAGGATAAGGTCCTTTTTCACGGCAAGGTTAAGGAGCCGTTCTGCTTCGTTAACGCTTGAGGTGACGGGTTTTTCTATCAGAACATGGATGCCGTTTTCCATTGCTATCTTTGCAACTTCGAAATGGTGGCTGGTGGGAACAACTATGCTCAGTGCGTCGGGACGTGTCTGCTTGATGAATGTCTCTATCGTGCTGTAAGGTATGACTCCGAGCGGATCCGCGACTGAATGGGCCCTCTCTTCGTTGATGTCGACCACCCCTACCAGCTGGGCTCCTAAAATTTCTGTGTATACTCTGGCATGATGCATGCCCAAATGTCCGACGCCGATGACTCCGACTTTTATGTTGTCCATTCCATGTTCACCTCACGTGGAAATTGATCGATCCGCTAACTTTAATCATTCTCACCAATCATGCCTCTTTTGTGGTATTCCCTCCGAGAAGAAAAATTCTGGACTTTCCATCGCCGGCACGGAATGAATAATAAAAGTCGTTGTCACAGCACGTACAGTCCTCGACAGCATAGATATTATCATAAGGAAGGCCGCATTGCATTAACTGACTTCTTATTTCCCCCCTGATGTCAAAATGTACCATCCCATTTTTTTCAGAGAAATTTTCGGGAGAGAAAGTATTCAAAGCGTTTAGTGTTGAAGGATCATCTTTTTTTCTCGAATAGCATCTTTTGCATATCGACGGCCCTATCCATGCAAGCGTCCTCTTCCCCATGCTGACGGCATCCCAGCCTGAAATGGCTGAAAGGGAACTGCCGACGATGTTCTTCGAAGTGCCTGCGAAACCGGAGTGCAGCAGCAGCATCCAGGGCTCGGGTGAGTCTGAGGCGATGACGACCGGGCTGCAGTCAGCGAACCTCAGGCTGGCCATCGAATCTGATGCTGAATTAATAATTACCCCGTCTGCTTCAGGTCTGAGAGGAAGGGCGAAGGATGAGGATGATGGGATGATATGAGTTCCGTGTACCTGATACGGAGCAACCAATTTAATGTTATTAAAATTAGAGGACATAGAACGCCATATCAGTTCAGGGTCCCCTTCTGAGCGGTCCATGAGTTCGCCCCTGCAGTATATCCAGGCGAAAAAATGGCGCTCAAGTTCTTCAGGCAATATAAGTCTGAGTTCTATCTGCCCATTGTTGTCGATGTATTCAAAGCCCTTATATTTCATGGCAGTGCTCCTTTACGTATCCGCTTAAAAAAAGGCTTCCGCAGCATATCGTGTCAGATCCCGACACAAGGCTTTCACGGATCGCTTCTGTCGGAGAACTCCACTTTCCCGCACAGACGATACCCTTTTTTTCTGCCATTGCAAGCAGTGCTGCTGCGGAGAGGCTGCGCTCCATTCCAGGAACCTCAGTGCAGAAAAGCTTTGCCCCCGTTTCTCCGACTATATCAAGGCTTTCTGATATGTCCTTGTCCTTCATCATCGCAAGTACGATGTTGAAAGATCTCTTGCCGTAAATGATCCCGGTGTTTTCAGCGAGCCTTTTCAGTGCGTGGGGATTGTGCGCTCCGTCAACTATAAGAAGAGGCGGATCCTTCCTTATTATCTCAAACCGACCCGGCCACCTCACGGATACGACCCCGTTATAAAGCGCCTGGAAGGTTATATTTTCAAAAACTTTATGGGATGAGGTCTTGAGTGCGCATGCCGCAGCAAGGGCAAGCGCGGCGTTTTCGGTTTGATGGGTCCCGATAAGAGGTGTGTGGCAGTCAGCGCAAAGACACTCTGACTCTACATAAAAATCTGTGCCGCTGAGGGATACCCCAACGGTGCCGTAACTGCACAGCCTTCTAAGGACCTGGGCAGGAGTCTTCTTTTTAAATGCCGTATCGAAAAAGATGGCTTCGATCTCTTCGTCTCCGCCTGAAAATATCGCCGGGACGCAGGGTCTCATGACCGCGAACTTCTCTTTCGCGACAGAGGCAAGCGTATTGCCAAGGTATTCGGAATGGTCGATCCCAATGGGCGTTATCAGGGTAAGTATCACATCAGAGAGTATGTTCGTGGCATCGAGCCTTCCTCCGAGGCCCGCCTCAACTACTGCGATGTCGACTCCCGCATATGCAATTATCATAAAGGCTGCCGCTGTGATGAGCTCGAAATAAGTCGGAGGGTCCGCTTTAAGTCTTTCTGAACGGTCCATTACATTTCTGATGGCTGAGAGGACCTCTTCCCATTTTTGCGGGGGGACTTCCTCCCCTCCCATCAGAAGCCTTTCACCGAAGGATACGAGATGGGGGCTTGTATAGAGAGCTGTACGGCAGCCCGATTCCCTGAGTATCGAAGCCAGTGTCGCAGCTGTGGAGCCCTTGCCGTTTGTGCCTACTATGTGTACAGCCCTGAACTTTCTTTCCGGGTTTCCAAGGAGCAGCAGCAGATGTGAAAGTCTGGCAAGTCCGGGTCTTATCCCCGGGCTTGCCAGATCCTGAAGCTCTGTCTCTATTGTATGGAATTTTTCCGCATCGTCCATTATCAATCGTTGAGGCTCGAAAGGTTTTCTCTTATCCTTTCCCTCTTTGCCTCGTTGTCCGCGAGGGAGGCCTTCTCCTTCTGGATGACCTCTTCAGGCGCTCTCTCAACGAACTGAGGGTTGGCAAGTTTAGCCTTACCCTTCTCGATGTCCCTGTCGATCTTTGAAAGGTCGTTTTTGAGACGCTGGATCTCCTTGTCAACGTCGAGCAGATCTCCTACGGGCAGGTATACCTGTACGTCGTCAAGGACAGATGCAAGGCTCTTCTGCGGTTTTTCAGCCGACCTGTCCATGATCTTCAGCTTTTCTGCCTTTGTGAGCAGCGTTATCAAAGCCTCGGATGATCTTATCAGAGCAAGCTTCCCATCGTTGTGGACCGACAACACCGCCCTCGGTATTTGCTGCTGCGGTGCTATCCGCGCCTCCGCCCTGAGGTTCCTGACAGACCGGATGACTTCACGGACAAGATCCATGTCCCATATTACGGCCTCATCGATCTTTTCCAGCCTCGGAGCGGGCCATTCGGTGCGCTCGATGATCCCCTTGCCGAATGGGAACGCATGCCACAATTCCTCTGTCACAAACGGAATGAACGGATGCAGCAATTTGAGTACGTCTTCGAATACTGCGAGCAGGACTGCCTGAGTGGTCTTCCTTCTGGCCTCCCCCTCCTCACCTCTTAGCGCAGGTTTTGAAAGTTCAAGGTACCAGTCGCAGAGTTCTCCCCATACAAAATCGTACATGAGTCTCGCCGCTTCTCCGAAGAAATAGCCGTCAATGAGGCGTGTCATCTCTGCAGAAACCTGCGAGATCCTATTCAGTATCCACTTGTCGTGCAGGCTGAGTTCATTTTCGTCCCACCTCATCCCGTCCACGGCATCCTCAAGGTTCATCAGGGCGAAACGGCTTGCGTTCCACAACTTGTTCATGAAGAGCCTGTAAGTAGCTATCCTCTCAGTAGAGAGGAATATGTCGCGGCCCTGTACCGTAAGGGCGGCAAGGGTGAACCTAAGCGCATCGGCTCCGTACTCGCTGATTATCGTAAGGGGATCTATGACATTGCCCTTTGACTTGCTCATCTTCTGTCCCTTTTCGTCTCTTACAAGGGCATGGATGTAGACGTCGTGGAAGGGGACTTCCCCCTTCATTCCCTGAAGGCCGAACATTATCATCCTTGCGACCCAGAAGAAGATGATGTCGAACCCTGTCACAAGGACTGATGTGGGATAGAATTTTTTGAGAAGTTCCGTCTCTTCCGGCCAGCCCATTGTCGAGAAGGGCCAAAGAGCACTTGAGAACCATGTGTCAAGAACGTCCTCATCCTGTCTCAGCTCGGAGTTTCCGCACTTCGGGCACTTTGAGGGATCTTCAGTATCTACTATTATTTCGCCGCACTTGTCGCAGTACCAGGCAGGTATCCTGTGTCCCCACCAAAGCTGTCTGGAAATGCACCAGTCCCTGATATTCTCCATCCACTGATAGTAGACTCCCGTCCACTGATCCGGCACAAAGCGTATCTTGCCTGCCTTAACTGATTCTACGCCTGCGTCGGCAAGAGGTTTGGCCCTCACGAACCACTGCTCGGAGAGATATGGTTCTATCACGGTGTGGCAGCGATAGCATTCGCCCACGGAGTGTCTTATCTCCTCGATCCTTATGAGGGAACCATCGCCTTCAAGGTCCGCGACTATGGCCTTCCTTGCCTCGAAGCGGTCCATTCCCGCATATTTCCCCGACGCTTCCCCGCACATGATGCCGTTGTCGTCGATGA
This portion of the Synergistaceae bacterium DZ-S4 genome encodes:
- the meaB gene encoding methylmalonyl Co-A mutase-associated GTPase MeaB is translated as MEKLLNNAFNGDPRSIGRLISLVEADTPSAKEIMKQVYPRTGKAKIIGITGSPGAGKSTFVDRLIEQFQAEGRKVGVIAIDPSSPFTGGAILGDRLRMQGHALNENVFIRSMGSRGHLGGVSRSTHEASLILDACGFDIVLIETVGVGQSEVDIIKIADTVVLVLVPGMGDDVQIMKAGIMEIADTFVVNKADKEGADKVAADVQVMLKMLKEKDWVPPVTLVSSQNNTGVEEVKKILNDHWNYLQTSDEGKRRRFVQLEMEVEAILRGEISILTEKVWKKRKDTGVLEDLASRKADPYTLAGEMISQIVK
- a CDS encoding Gfo/Idh/MocA family oxidoreductase gives rise to the protein MDNIKVGVIGVGHLGMHHARVYTEILGAQLVGVVDINEERAHSVADPLGVIPYSTIETFIKQTRPDALSIVVPTSHHFEVAKIAMENGIHVLIEKPVTSSVNEAERLLNLAVKKDLILQVGHIERFNSAVQHVREFINDPYFIQTHRMGPFSPRISDVGVVLDLMIHDVDIILSMISSELVSISAIGRCIRTDHEDIASAQLTFANGAMAQILVSRVSEKRIRQMEITEAERYITVNYESQDISVQRCVRQSGGNLVEVMEHPVFPKTEPLKMELQHFVSCVREGRQPMVGIKDGKRALEVCVAVLKQIHEEKNAAGSILSAI
- the upp gene encoding uracil phosphoribosyltransferase is translated as MKIALGADHAGYGLKEEIKQHLLCAGHEITDCGTSSGDLSVDYPDCGFRAAETVANHKADLGILFCGTGIGMSITANKVAGIRAALCHDHFTAAMSRRHNDANVLVIGSRVTGSGLAKEIVDTWLSEEFEGGRHAIRVDKIMAFEREHSSEAVNAACSSNFAGGRTVVIEHPLVRHKLGLMRDKNTSSKDFRDLVQEVAGLMVYEITRHLSLEEIEIETPVAKTRVFTLSGKKLAIVPVLRAGLGMVEGILKLIPNAKVGHIGLYRDPETLLPVDYYCKLPKDISERDIYVVDPMLATGGSAAAAVAHIKGYGGKRISLVSLLSAPEGIARFHEEHPDVDIYTAAVDSHLNDHGYIVPGLGDAGDRLFGTK
- the murA gene encoding UDP-N-acetylglucosamine 1-carboxyvinyltransferase; translation: MEDKMIIRGGTPLYGTVDVQGAKNAALPVMAASILLKGKRLALKKVPDLYDIHTMSDLLRHIGITVEFKDNLMTIDVPDELSWDAPAELVRKMRASSLVLGPLIARCGKAVLPLPGGCVLGSRPIDFHLKGLAKMGAEIDLNKGSVYATAGRLKGERITLDYPSVGATENLMMAAALAHGVTYIENAALEPEIINLADVLRLMGIPVKGDGTQTIRITGKPETGPAEAEIIPDRIEAATYLMAGIITKGSVTVRGIDSGLIDAILLKLEEAGAKIDIMLDEVTAGCKGSLTGIPVKTMPYPGFPTDTQPQLMAALSLASGTSVIHESVFDSRLLHINEFKKMGAKIELQDSTAIVTGVAKLTGTEVHASNLRAGAALILMGLAAEGVTVVHDLYHVWRGYEGLTDKLRSLGADIELTA
- a CDS encoding undecaprenyl/decaprenyl-phosphate alpha-N-acetylglucosaminyl 1-phosphate transferase, producing MFSIYLFTLVTFLWGLIATPVSIGLAQKFRLLDIPGGRKKHRSIMPRGAGIVLWSGYLLWALFVGNPGVEVPYIATGATIVFIVGYMDDMHPLPPVMRLFFHLAAAAWVSYALPIPLWQRLLLIFWITGTTNAYNLIDGMDGLCLTMTLITSVIAAAFAGNPAVWMPVAGLVFGVLLWNFPQPRTFLGDGGSTLLGYICSSHLAWSIFPDLFGKGFFSIAAVLFFIGGIPVIDTLVAMTRRILTKKSPFSPDRGHAHHKLLDRGFTKLQTLAVMGLAHLALVLAGIRLLGAL
- a CDS encoding Mur ligase family protein, giving the protein MDDAEKFHTIETELQDLASPGIRPGLARLSHLLLLLGNPERKFRAVHIVGTNGKGSTAATLASILRESGCRTALYTSPHLVSFGERLLMGGEEVPPQKWEEVLSAIRNVMDRSERLKADPPTYFELITAAAFMIIAYAGVDIAVVEAGLGGRLDATNILSDVILTLITPIGIDHSEYLGNTLASVAKEKFAVMRPCVPAIFSGGDEEIEAIFFDTAFKKKTPAQVLRRLCSYGTVGVSLSGTDFYVESECLCADCHTPLIGTHQTENAALALAAACALKTSSHKVFENITFQALYNGVVSVRWPGRFEIIRKDPPLLIVDGAHNPHALKRLAENTGIIYGKRSFNIVLAMMKDKDISESLDIVGETGAKLFCTEVPGMERSLSAAALLAMAEKKGIVCAGKWSSPTEAIRESLVSGSDTICCGSLFLSGYVKEHCHEI
- the wecB gene encoding UDP-N-acetylglucosamine 2-epimerase (non-hydrolyzing) — protein: MTGKTVVCVVGTRPEAIKMAPVVLALRSQGYFDVKILATGQHAAMLDQALGHFSLTADLNLHIMKERQSLDHITASVLTGAGEYFDAECPSAVLVHGDTTTTFASALAAFYRKIPVGHVEAGLRSGNMHLPFPEEMNRVLADRITTWAFAPTELAKENLLREGTPEKMIHVTGNTVIDALFYTVKSTSRPYCEDLDGLPENAPFLLVTAHRRESWGKPLEDICTALTMLLDAHPELWMVIPMHRNPSVRETIRKHLEKRDKVILCDPLDYPDFVWAMNASKFILSDSGGVQEEASAIRKPVLILRDVTERPEAIENGSGILVGVKTEKIFSNAIELLENEAKLAEIENKCRSQPFGDGTAAVKIAEALKDYFDKQGR
- a CDS encoding flagellar biosynthesis protein FliR gives rise to the protein MDFLRNIPPVNLQALVALALFGASLLVARMVVNIQSGKWPGGPMFVLYLRVLLGFLFAGSIGLGFYCFAGINILFK
- a CDS encoding valine--tRNA ligase is translated as MESEKTVLGKGYEPGPIEDKWYMKWVEDELFKADPCSLKPQYSIVIPPPNVTGSLHVGHALDNTLQDILCRTKRMQGYEVLWLPGTDHAGIATQNVVERSLAAKGISRHDLGREEFVSRVWKWKEEYGSTIIGQLKKLGASCDWDRERFTMDEGLSVAVRRIFVDLYKKDLIYRGKYLINWCPRCHTALSDLEVEHEDKEGKFYEVTYRFADGDGDLRVMTTRPETILGDTAIAIHPRDERNRHLVGKKVIVPIAGRVIPVIEDNMVDPEFGSGCVKITPAHDPNDFLVGQRHGLEQIQVIDDNGIMCGEASGKYAGMDRFEARKAIVADLEGDGSLIRIEEIRHSVGECYRCHTVIEPYLSEQWFVRAKPLADAGVESVKAGKIRFVPDQWTGVYYQWMENIRDWCISRQLWWGHRIPAWYCDKCGEIIVDTEDPSKCPKCGNSELRQDEDVLDTWFSSALWPFSTMGWPEETELLKKFYPTSVLVTGFDIIFFWVARMIMFGLQGMKGEVPFHDVYIHALVRDEKGQKMSKSKGNVIDPLTIISEYGADALRFTLAALTVQGRDIFLSTERIATYRLFMNKLWNASRFALMNLEDAVDGMRWDENELSLHDKWILNRISQVSAEMTRLIDGYFFGEAARLMYDFVWGELCDWYLELSKPALRGEEGEARRKTTQAVLLAVFEDVLKLLHPFIPFVTEELWHAFPFGKGIIERTEWPAPRLEKIDEAVIWDMDLVREVIRSVRNLRAEARIAPQQQIPRAVLSVHNDGKLALIRSSEALITLLTKAEKLKIMDRSAEKPQKSLASVLDDVQVYLPVGDLLDVDKEIQRLKNDLSKIDRDIEKGKAKLANPQFVERAPEEVIQKEKASLADNEAKRERIRENLSSLND
- a CDS encoding polyphenol oxidase family protein codes for the protein MKYKGFEYIDNNGQIELRLILPEELERHFFAWIYCRGELMDRSEGDPELIWRSMSSNFNNIKLVAPYQVHGTHIIPSSSSFALPLRPEADGVIINSASDSMASLRFADCSPVVIASDSPEPWMLLLHSGFAGTSKNIVGSSLSAISGWDAVSMGKRTLAWIGPSICKRCYSRKKDDPSTLNALNTFSPENFSEKNGMVHFDIRGEIRSQLMQCGLPYDNIYAVEDCTCCDNDFYYSFRAGDGKSRIFLLGGNTTKEA